In Actinomycetota bacterium, a genomic segment contains:
- a CDS encoding DUF167 domain-containing protein yields the protein MPEHRWWPTRYPCVVSPFHAHPEGTEVVVWVVPGASRTEVAGLHDGALRVRVAAPPEGGKANKAVVRLISAKTGGRVRLLSGTASRRKRLLIEGKTPREAAGSLLSGAGS from the coding sequence ATGCCTGAACATCGGTGGTGGCCCACTCGTTACCCTTGTGTCGTGTCGCCGTTTCATGCCCATCCGGAAGGAACCGAGGTCGTCGTCTGGGTCGTTCCCGGCGCATCGCGGACCGAAGTGGCCGGTCTGCACGACGGAGCGCTGAGAGTGCGAGTCGCTGCTCCTCCCGAAGGCGGGAAGGCGAACAAGGCCGTGGTACGTCTGATTTCGGCGAAGACCGGTGGGAGAGTTCGTCTGCTGTCCGGCACTGCCTCGCGTCGGAAACGCCTGCTGATCGAAGGCAAGACTCCGCGAGAAGCGGCGGGGAGTCTGTTGAGTGGCGCCGGTTCGTAG